One stretch of Clavibacter michiganensis DNA includes these proteins:
- a CDS encoding ComEA family DNA-binding protein → MRVRLRVGVGAAAVLVGAALVVTILVTAVQSAGEASPTAPAAARPSSAAHAGTGVDASDEPAHGDAAGDAGDEDAAAGDEDAAGAGDADGGGSGSADGARTPIYVHVVGAVASPGLYPLAPGSRVVDALAAAHGFAAGADTAGVNLARVLSDGEQLVVPRQGEAPTASAAPAGSAGGVAGSASPSAPVDLNTATAEQLETLPRVGPSLAARIIAWRSAHGRFARVADLGRVPGIGDRTLASLTPLVRV, encoded by the coding sequence GTGCGCGTCCGACTGCGCGTCGGCGTCGGGGCGGCGGCCGTGCTGGTCGGCGCCGCGCTCGTGGTGACGATCCTCGTCACCGCCGTCCAGTCGGCCGGCGAGGCCTCCCCGACGGCGCCCGCCGCCGCGCGTCCGAGCTCCGCCGCGCACGCGGGCACGGGTGTCGACGCGTCGGACGAGCCCGCGCACGGTGATGCGGCCGGCGACGCCGGGGACGAGGACGCAGCCGCCGGGGACGAGGACGCAGCCGGCGCGGGCGACGCGGACGGCGGGGGCTCCGGATCCGCGGACGGCGCACGGACGCCCATCTACGTGCACGTGGTCGGCGCGGTCGCCTCCCCGGGCCTCTACCCCCTCGCGCCGGGGAGCCGCGTCGTCGACGCCCTCGCCGCCGCGCACGGCTTCGCCGCCGGGGCGGACACCGCGGGGGTGAACCTCGCGCGCGTCCTCTCCGACGGCGAGCAGCTCGTCGTCCCGCGTCAGGGGGAGGCGCCGACAGCCTCGGCCGCACCGGCGGGTTCGGCCGGCGGCGTCGCCGGGAGCGCGAGCCCATCCGCGCCGGTCGACCTCAACACCGCCACGGCGGAGCAGCTCGAGACGCTCCCGCGCGTCGGCCCGTCCCTCGCCGCGCGCATCATCGCGTGGCGATCCGCGCACGGTCGCTTCGCGCGTGTGGCCGACCTGGGGCGGGTCCCGGGCATCGGCGATCGCACTCTCGCGTCGCTCACGCCGCTGGTGCGCGTGTGA
- a CDS encoding ComEC/Rec2 family competence protein, whose product MAIPAAVGWTTTAVAIGIRGASAPSAVAAASLAVVSAGIAVRSAVRARARAAATGSAHAGPRRLRRGAEASASPVRSGAAALAVAAGVTAMLLGAAAAREPSRHPRILEIAVHADGMVVADAVVDEPPAPVASRSGSGSGRPDRVRIVAHLISIHVGREARGRTDDDVQLPAPVPVVIFATGAGDRGDGSGRGRPGVGAVVRLSAAVRPGDPGDRAAYLLLARGAPEPPGGPVGPLGIADDLRSGLADAASHLRGPGAQLLPGLAIGDVSAVTPALAQTMKDSSLTHLTAVSGANCAVIVGLVLTLAAAVGLRRPARAVAALAALGAFVILVTPQPSVLRAAVMAAVLIVSTASGRPSRGLPALSVAVVILLTGDPWLARDLGFALSVLATAGLLVLAPPLADRLSRRVPRRLAEALAIPVAAQVACQPVLLVLQPGLPVHGVLANVLAEPAAAPATIGGLVACVVLPVWPSAGVLVLRLAWLPASWIAAVASVTSRLPAGRVPWAAGPAGVIALAVAIALVVAVVALGRPTAPPHPPAAVTGPGDVAPDG is encoded by the coding sequence TTGGCGATCCCCGCAGCCGTCGGCTGGACGACCACGGCGGTCGCGATCGGCATCCGCGGTGCGTCCGCGCCGTCGGCCGTCGCCGCCGCGTCGCTGGCGGTGGTCTCCGCCGGGATCGCCGTCCGATCGGCCGTCCGCGCGCGGGCGCGTGCCGCCGCGACGGGATCAGCCCACGCCGGACCGCGCCGCTTACGGCGCGGAGCGGAGGCGTCGGCCTCGCCCGTGCGCAGCGGTGCGGCCGCGCTCGCGGTCGCCGCCGGGGTGACGGCCATGCTCCTCGGCGCCGCGGCGGCGCGGGAGCCGTCGCGCCACCCGCGGATCCTGGAGATCGCCGTGCACGCGGACGGCATGGTGGTCGCGGACGCCGTCGTCGACGAGCCCCCTGCCCCGGTCGCCTCGCGCTCCGGGAGCGGCTCCGGGCGCCCCGACCGGGTGCGGATCGTCGCCCACCTCATCTCCATCCACGTCGGCCGCGAGGCGCGCGGACGGACCGACGACGACGTGCAGCTGCCGGCGCCGGTGCCCGTCGTGATCTTCGCCACGGGCGCCGGCGACCGAGGCGACGGATCCGGGCGCGGGCGCCCGGGCGTGGGCGCCGTCGTGCGTCTGAGCGCCGCCGTCCGGCCCGGGGATCCGGGTGATCGCGCGGCGTACCTCCTCCTCGCGCGCGGCGCCCCCGAGCCCCCAGGCGGTCCCGTCGGCCCGCTCGGCATCGCCGACGACCTCCGCTCCGGCCTCGCCGACGCCGCGTCCCACCTCCGCGGACCCGGGGCGCAGCTGCTGCCCGGGCTCGCGATCGGGGACGTGTCGGCGGTGACGCCCGCCCTCGCGCAGACCATGAAGGACAGCTCGCTCACGCACCTCACGGCGGTCTCGGGGGCGAACTGCGCGGTGATCGTGGGGCTCGTGCTCACGCTGGCGGCCGCGGTCGGGCTCCGACGACCGGCGCGGGCGGTCGCGGCGCTGGCGGCGCTCGGCGCGTTCGTGATCCTGGTGACCCCGCAGCCCAGCGTGCTGCGCGCCGCCGTCATGGCCGCCGTGCTCATCGTCTCCACCGCGTCCGGCCGGCCCTCCCGCGGCCTGCCCGCCCTCTCCGTGGCCGTGGTCATCCTGCTCACGGGGGATCCCTGGCTCGCGCGCGACCTCGGCTTCGCCCTGAGCGTGCTGGCGACCGCCGGGCTCCTCGTGCTGGCGCCCCCGCTCGCGGACCGCCTGTCGCGCCGCGTGCCGCGCCGCCTGGCCGAGGCGCTGGCGATCCCCGTCGCCGCGCAGGTGGCGTGCCAGCCGGTGCTCCTCGTGCTGCAACCCGGCCTACCCGTGCACGGCGTGCTCGCCAACGTGCTCGCCGAGCCCGCCGCCGCGCCCGCCACCATCGGCGGGCTCGTCGCGTGCGTCGTCCTCCCGGTGTGGCCGTCGGCGGGCGTCCTCGTGCTGCGGCTCGCGTGGCTGCCCGCATCCTGGATCGCCGCGGTCGCCTCCGTCACGTCCCGCCTCCCGGCGGGCCGTGTGCCGTGGGCGGCGGGGCCGGCCGGCGTCATCGCCCTCGCGGTCGCGATCGCCCTGGTCGTCGCGGTGGTCGCGCTCGGCCGACCGACGGCACCCCCGCACCCTCCGGCCGCCGTCACCGGGCCGGGCGACGTCGCACCCGACGGCTAA
- the holA gene encoding DNA polymerase III subunit delta, giving the protein MATRTSRSTAAKPSAAIPQLPWDAVRPAPIVLVSGTEALLADRAMRRLRDILTAEDPRIEVSDIEADSYAPGELITLASPSLFAEPRLIRVVNVEKCSDQFLLDAVAYLDSPADDTYVVLRHAGGVRGKKLLDAVRAGTGGGIEIVCAELKKDSEKHDFAVAEFRAAKRSITPGAVRQLVAAFQDDVSELASACQQLISDTAHEITEVTVDQYYGGRVEINSFAVADSAIAGRSGEALVLLRHALTSGADPVPLIAAFAMKIRTMAKVSGVSGASGQLASKLGMAPWQVDRARRDLQLWDDAGLGRAIEALAEADAQVKGGGRDPVYSLERMVRTVASRGRD; this is encoded by the coding sequence ATGGCGACCAGGACGTCCCGCAGCACGGCCGCGAAGCCCTCCGCGGCCATCCCGCAGCTCCCGTGGGACGCGGTGCGGCCGGCGCCCATCGTCCTCGTGTCCGGCACCGAGGCCCTCCTCGCCGACCGGGCGATGCGACGCCTCCGCGACATCCTCACGGCGGAGGACCCCCGCATCGAGGTCTCCGACATCGAGGCCGACTCCTACGCGCCGGGGGAGCTCATCACGCTGGCGAGCCCGTCCCTCTTCGCGGAGCCGCGGCTCATCCGCGTCGTCAACGTGGAGAAGTGCTCCGACCAGTTCCTGCTCGACGCCGTGGCCTACCTCGACTCGCCGGCCGACGACACCTACGTGGTGCTCCGCCACGCCGGGGGAGTGCGCGGCAAGAAGCTGCTCGACGCCGTGCGCGCGGGCACCGGCGGCGGCATCGAGATCGTGTGCGCGGAGCTCAAGAAGGACAGCGAGAAGCACGACTTCGCCGTCGCCGAGTTCCGCGCGGCGAAGCGCTCCATCACGCCGGGCGCCGTGCGGCAGCTCGTCGCGGCGTTCCAGGACGACGTGAGCGAGCTCGCCTCGGCGTGCCAGCAGCTCATCTCCGACACCGCCCACGAGATCACCGAGGTCACCGTCGACCAGTACTACGGCGGGCGCGTCGAGATCAACTCCTTCGCGGTCGCGGACTCCGCGATCGCCGGCCGCAGCGGCGAAGCGCTGGTGCTGCTCCGGCACGCGCTCACCTCGGGCGCGGACCCGGTGCCCCTCATCGCCGCCTTCGCCATGAAGATCCGCACCATGGCGAAGGTGTCGGGCGTCTCGGGAGCCTCGGGCCAGCTGGCGTCGAAGCTGGGCATGGCGCCGTGGCAGGTCGACCGCGCTCGGCGCGACCTGCAGCTGTGGGACGACGCGGGTCTCGGGCGGGCCATCGAGGCCCTCGCCGAGGCGGACGCGCAGGTCAAGGGCGGCGGACGCGACCCCGTCTACTCGCTCGAGCGCATGGTGCGCACCGTCGCCTCCCGCGGCCGGGACTGA
- the rpsT gene encoding 30S ribosomal protein S20: MANIKSQIKRIGTNKKAQERNKAVKSELKTAIRSVKTAITAGDKDAAVKAVSLAGKKLDKAASKGVIHKNQAANRKGAIAKQVAKIG, translated from the coding sequence GTGGCAAACATCAAGTCGCAGATCAAGCGCATCGGCACCAACAAGAAGGCCCAGGAGCGCAACAAGGCCGTCAAGAGCGAGCTGAAGACGGCCATCCGCTCCGTCAAGACCGCCATCACCGCGGGCGACAAGGACGCGGCCGTCAAGGCCGTCAGCCTCGCCGGCAAGAAGCTCGACAAGGCCGCCAGCAAGGGCGTCATCCACAAGAACCAGGCCGCGAACCGCAAGGGCGCGATCGCCAAGCAGGTCGCCAAGATCGGCTGA
- a CDS encoding NUDIX hydrolase — MGIPDFIVSLRERIGTAPLWLSGVTAVILDGPRVLLVRRSDTGEWAPVTGILDPGEEPAVAASREAEEETGVTVEVQRLVAVGTTGEVTYPNGDRASYLDLTFRCRYVSGEARVNDDESLEVAWWPVDALPDMSADFRARIRNALDDEPETRFVRPGDDLPRHDRDARGPAA, encoded by the coding sequence ATGGGCATCCCCGACTTCATCGTCTCCCTCCGCGAGCGGATCGGCACCGCTCCCCTCTGGCTCTCGGGCGTCACCGCGGTGATCCTGGACGGCCCGCGCGTCCTCCTCGTCCGACGCAGCGACACCGGCGAGTGGGCGCCCGTGACGGGGATCCTCGATCCCGGCGAGGAGCCGGCCGTGGCCGCCTCGCGCGAGGCCGAGGAGGAGACCGGCGTGACCGTGGAGGTGCAGCGGCTGGTCGCGGTGGGGACGACGGGCGAGGTCACCTACCCGAACGGCGACCGCGCGAGCTACCTCGACCTCACCTTCCGCTGCCGCTACGTCTCGGGCGAGGCGCGCGTCAACGACGACGAGTCGCTCGAGGTGGCGTGGTGGCCGGTGGACGCGCTGCCGGACATGTCCGCCGACTTCCGCGCGCGGATCCGGAACGCGCTCGACGACGAGCCCGAGACCCGCTTCGTGCGTCCCGGCGACGACCTCCCCCGCCACGACCGCGACGCGCGGGGCCCCGCGGCCTGA
- a CDS encoding amidohydrolase yields the protein MPLSDSTAPVRASASSVTAIVGGHVVPVDGAPIPGGTVLLRDGLVAAVGQGTDVEVPEGATVIDASGRWVLPGFVEAHGHVGIHEEANGPAGNDTNEMTDPDMSSVRAIDAIDIDDEGFRDALKGGVTTIVVKPGSGNPIGGQSVAIKSWGGRTIDEQLVSDSVSVKSALGENPKRVYGAKDRTPSTRLGVAMVIRRAFRDAEDYRAARDHAEKEGKPFSRDLGKETLVRVLDGELAWDQHTHRHDDIATAIRLADEFGYRLVVNHGTEGDKIADVLAERGIPVIFGPMITSRSKVELRDRAVANLAALHRAGVLVAITTDAPVVPIDFLVHQASFAVKDGLPADIAIRAITANPAAILRLDHRVGALTPGLDADVVIWSGDPLDVQSRAEHVIIGGDTVYTWAGGTGTTVERGTRFGA from the coding sequence ATGCCCCTCTCCGACAGCACCGCACCCGTCCGCGCCTCCGCCTCCTCCGTCACCGCGATCGTCGGCGGCCACGTCGTCCCCGTCGACGGCGCCCCGATCCCGGGTGGCACCGTCCTCCTCCGCGACGGCCTCGTGGCCGCGGTCGGCCAGGGCACCGACGTCGAGGTGCCCGAGGGAGCGACCGTCATCGACGCGAGCGGTCGCTGGGTGCTCCCCGGCTTCGTCGAGGCGCACGGCCACGTCGGCATCCACGAGGAGGCCAACGGCCCCGCGGGCAACGACACCAACGAGATGACCGACCCCGACATGAGCTCGGTGCGCGCGATCGACGCCATCGACATCGACGACGAGGGCTTCCGGGACGCGCTCAAGGGCGGCGTCACGACCATCGTCGTGAAGCCCGGCTCCGGCAACCCGATCGGCGGCCAGTCGGTCGCGATCAAGTCGTGGGGCGGCCGCACGATCGACGAGCAGCTCGTCAGCGACTCGGTGAGCGTCAAGAGCGCGCTCGGCGAGAACCCGAAGCGCGTCTACGGCGCCAAGGACCGCACGCCGTCGACGCGCCTGGGCGTCGCGATGGTCATCCGCCGCGCCTTCCGCGACGCCGAGGACTACCGCGCCGCCCGCGACCACGCCGAGAAGGAGGGCAAGCCCTTCTCCCGCGACCTCGGCAAGGAGACCCTCGTCCGCGTCCTCGACGGCGAGCTCGCCTGGGACCAGCACACGCACCGCCACGACGACATCGCCACCGCGATCCGCCTGGCCGACGAGTTCGGCTACCGCCTCGTCGTCAACCACGGCACCGAGGGCGACAAGATCGCGGACGTGCTGGCCGAGCGCGGCATCCCGGTGATCTTCGGTCCGATGATCACCTCGCGCTCCAAGGTCGAGCTGCGCGACCGCGCCGTCGCGAACCTCGCCGCGCTGCACCGCGCCGGGGTCCTCGTCGCGATCACGACCGACGCGCCCGTCGTGCCCATCGACTTCCTCGTGCACCAGGCGTCCTTCGCGGTGAAGGACGGCCTGCCCGCCGACATCGCGATCCGCGCCATCACGGCGAACCCCGCCGCGATCCTCCGCCTCGACCACCGCGTCGGCGCGCTCACCCCCGGCCTCGACGCCGACGTCGTCATCTGGTCGGGCGACCCGCTCGACGTCCAGTCCCGCGCCGAGCACGTCATCATCGGCGGCGACACGGTCTACACCTGGGCCGGCGGCACGGGGACCACGGTCGAGCGCGGCACGCGCTTCGGCGCATGA
- a CDS encoding epimerase — translation MSGASGAAAPRTAVVAGASGFIGQVLVRELADEGYRVLTIGRSGADARWGDEDGIRRIVDGADLLVNLAGKSVNCRYGVANRREILRSRVETTGELARAVADSARPVPVWINASTATVYRHATDRPQTESTGELGDDFSPSVGRAWERAFFAPELPATRRVALRIAIVLGRDGALQPLLGLARFGLGGPQLDGRFPGRPSRIRAGAHHVFQPTKGRQVFSWLHIDDLVGIIRFVRDTPSLEGPVNASSPAPVTNRRLMKVLRRAVGMPVGLAANRWMLEVGMWLFRTEPELVLKSRWVVPETLEAAGYRFRWPELDAAVDDIVRR, via the coding sequence ATGAGCGGCGCATCGGGGGCGGCCGCCCCGCGCACGGCCGTCGTCGCGGGCGCGTCCGGCTTCATCGGGCAGGTGCTCGTGCGCGAGCTCGCCGACGAGGGCTACCGCGTGCTCACGATCGGCCGGTCCGGCGCGGATGCGCGCTGGGGCGATGAGGACGGGATCCGCCGCATCGTCGACGGTGCCGACCTCCTCGTGAACCTGGCCGGCAAGAGCGTGAACTGCCGCTACGGCGTGGCGAACCGCCGGGAGATCCTGCGCTCGCGCGTCGAGACGACCGGCGAGCTCGCGCGCGCCGTCGCGGACAGCGCGCGGCCCGTGCCGGTCTGGATCAACGCCTCGACCGCCACCGTCTACCGGCACGCGACCGACCGCCCGCAGACCGAGTCGACGGGGGAGCTCGGCGACGACTTCTCGCCGTCGGTGGGCCGGGCGTGGGAGCGGGCGTTCTTCGCGCCCGAGCTGCCCGCCACCCGCCGCGTGGCGCTCCGGATCGCGATCGTGCTCGGCCGCGACGGCGCGCTCCAGCCCCTGCTCGGCCTCGCGCGCTTCGGCCTCGGCGGCCCGCAGCTCGACGGCCGGTTCCCCGGACGCCCGTCCCGGATCCGCGCCGGCGCGCACCACGTCTTCCAGCCGACGAAGGGACGCCAGGTCTTCAGCTGGCTGCACATCGACGACCTCGTCGGCATCATCCGCTTCGTGCGCGACACCCCGTCGCTTGAGGGCCCGGTCAACGCGTCGAGCCCCGCGCCCGTCACGAACCGCCGGCTGATGAAGGTCCTCCGCCGCGCCGTCGGCATGCCCGTCGGGCTCGCCGCGAACCGGTGGATGCTCGAGGTCGGCATGTGGCTGTTCCGCACCGAGCCGGAGCTCGTCCTCAAGAGCCGCTGGGTCGTCCCGGAGACGCTCGAGGCCGCGGGATACCGCTTCCGCTGGCCGGAGCTCGACGCGGCGGTCGACGACATCGTCCGCCGCTGA